One part of the Eucalyptus grandis isolate ANBG69807.140 chromosome 10, ASM1654582v1, whole genome shotgun sequence genome encodes these proteins:
- the LOC104421582 gene encoding LOW QUALITY PROTEIN: uncharacterized protein LOC104421582 (The sequence of the model RefSeq protein was modified relative to this genomic sequence to represent the inferred CDS: inserted 3 bases in 3 codons), which translates to MGHELLLHRRRPCPATGRRRSPLSAQEWESLIEDFQHGRDTSASSSVADLAISSVLRRDLPLPLKHSLLVFLEESADALFGPHLLGRLVEALRSVVQSPPDPAFATYALKEQMMVSTTAIFVTVVDGFEEERCARDVASLVELLLAIVNRPNHGPDRQTRAMACECLRQLERNWPCLLAEIVGHLWSLCQSERTHASQSYHLLFTQVIRDIVTCKVDVSILNTSVPLVPFNLPQWVLGPTREASALNYKELRRAMAFLLEWPQVFTPCGMMEFLHLIIPVAVALELQASMLKVQFFSMIYSYDPVLCHMVLMLYSRFLDAFDGQERQIARRLVSVSREAQGHPVFRILALHWLLGFFSGMSNRVVERKNMVIDMASSFYPTXFDPLAVKALKLDLLALCSLSDSLSVVNLFKDGLVSVSAFKWMPPWSTETAVAFHTFYKFLIGSLAHSEDDSIKSKMLMDSTILRLLQGMIVEMTMEFQQLVPTIVSFINRFLGCNKHCWLGERLLQTLDKHLLPKVSVDYKLVAYFAIFDKIAENVAIPPRGLLEVLSNLVVFLVKNHGPDTGLRSWSQGIKVLGICRTMMMHHHSSRLFLRLSRLLAFTCLYFPDLEVRDNARIYLRMLVCVPGKKLRELLKLGEMLPTMAPSGESDTFFNVQIPRLSHDPRKSRNISAYVHLERVVPLLVKQSWSLALANLGFGNANADSAKGIIDSEPKSDDAVIGIASDEPISSESLNVERQLEPLRVMDAKISEMLGNLRRHFSSIPDFRHMPGIKVKILCSLRFESDPFSRTWGFSPPSDNPNAADALPAIYATVLRFSSSAPYGSIPLYRIPFLLGEPPKKSDSSVHKVNSDIHAIENGAHEDDSFRASVTIELEPLEPTPGMVDVFLETNSGNGHIIRGQLHGISVGIEDMFLKAIIPSDIPGSSVPLYYSDLFTSLWEACDGTSSFGRETFPLKGGKGVAAISGTRSVKLLEVSASSVIQSTERYLAPFVVKVTGEXLSDIVKDGGVMKDIIWKDSVPDISDDATLAGANFEGPLQLKYTDAEDDMETYANYTSRNMGCIHILIFLPPRYHLLXQMEVSDASTLVRIRTDHWPCLAYIDDYLEALYLA; encoded by the exons ATGGGTCATG AGCTTCTCCTCCATCGGCGGCGACCATGTCCGGCGACAGGCCGCCGTCGAAGCCCCCTCTCCGCGCAGGAGTGGGAGTCCCTCATCGAGGACTTCCAGCACGGCCGCGAcacctccgcctcctcctccgtcgCCGACCTCGCCATCTCCTCCGTCCTCCGCCGCGACCTCCCGCTCCCCCTCAAGCACTCCCTCCTCGTCTTCCTCGAGGAGTCCGCCGACGCCCTCTTCGGCCCCCACCTCCTGGGCCGCCTCGTGGAGGCCCTCCGCTCCGTCGTCCAGTCGCCCCCCGATCCGGCCTTCGCCACGTACGCGCTCAAGGAGCAGATGATGGTGTCCACCACCGCGATCTTCGTCACCGTGGTGGACGGCTTCGAGGAGGAGCGCTGCGCTCGGGACGTCGCGAGCCTGGTCGAATTGCTGCTGGCCATCGTCAATCGGCCGAACCACGGGCCGGACCGGCAGACGCGGGCGATGGCCTGCGAGTGCCTGAGGCAGCTGGAGAGGAATTGGCCTTGCTTGTTGGCCGAGATCGTGGGGCACCTGTGGAGCCTGTGCCAGAGCGAGCGCACGCACGCTTCGCAGAGCTACCACCTGCTCTTCACTCAGGTAATCCGCGACATCGTGACTTGCAAGGTGGATGTGTCGATCTTGAACACTTCGGTCCCTTTGGTCCCGTTCAACTTGCCTCAATGGGTGTTGGGTCCGACGAGGGAGGCTTCGGCTTTGAATTACAAGGAATTGAGGAGGGCCATGGCGTTCTTGCTTGAATGGCCGCAGGTTTTCACCCCTTGTGGAATGATGGAGTTTTTGCATTTGATAATACCCGTGGCGGTTGCTTTGGAGTTGCAGGCTTCGATGTTGAAGGTCCAGTTCTTCAGCATGATTTATTCCTACGATCCTGTGCTCTGCCACATGGTTTTGATGTTGTATTCACGTTTCTTAGATGCTTTTGATGGACAAGAGCGTCAAATTGCTCGACGGCTTGTCTCAGTTTCACGGGAAGCACAAGGTCATCCTGTGTTTCGGATACTTGCCCTTCATTGGTTATTGGGGTTTTTCAGTGGCATGTCGAATCGTGTAGTTGAGAGAAAGAACATGGTTATCGATATGGCCTCGAGCTTCTATCCGA GTTTTGATCCTCTTGCCGTGAAGGCACTGAAGCTCGACCTTCTTGCCTTGTGCTCATTGT CGGATTCATTATCTGTGGTGAATCTATTTAAGGATGGTCTTGTCTCTGTGTCTGCTTTTAAATGGATGCCTCCATGGAGCACAGAAACTGCAGTGGCATTTCACACCTTCTATAAGTTCTTAATAGGCTCGCTCGCCCACTCTGAAGATGATTCCATCAAATCAAAAATGCTTATGGACTCCACAATCTTACGTCTTTTGCAG GGGATGATCGTGGAGATGACTATGGAATTTCAACAGTTAGTTCCCACTATCGTTTCCTTCATCAACAGATTCTTGGGCTGTAATAAGCATTGTTGGTTGGGAGAGCGACTGCTCCAGACTCTAGATAAGCATTTGCTTCCAAAAGTCAGTGTAGATTATAAACTAGTCGCCTACTTTGCGATATTTGATAAAATTGCTGAAAATGTCGCGATCCCCCCTCGTGGACTTCTAGAAGTTCTTTCCAACTTAGTCGTCTTCCTTGTCAAGAATCATGGTCCTGACACTGGCCtaagatcttggtcacaaggAATTAAGGTTCTTGGAATATGTAGGACAATGATGATGCATCACCACAGTTCTAGATTGTTCCTCAGACTATCTCGTCTCCTTGCATTTACCTGCCTTTACTTTCCTGATTTGGAGGTTCGCGATAATGCAAG GATCTATCTAAGAATGTTGGTATGTGTACCTGGTAAGAAGCTCAGAGAACTGCTGAAACTTGGGGAGATGCTACCTACCATGGCTCCATCTGGAGAATCTGACACATTTTTCAATGTGCAGATTCCAAGACTTTCTCATGACCCTAGGAAATCTAGAAATATCTCTGCTTACGTACACCTTGAGCGTGTGGTACCTTTACTTGTAAAGCAATCGTGGTCATTGGCTTTGGCTAATTTGGGATTTGGGAATGCAAATGCTGATTCTGCAAAAGGCATTATAGATAGCGAACCAAAATCTGATGACGCAGTGATTGGTATTGCTTCTGATGAACCAATTTCTTCAGAAAGCTTAAACGTTGAACGACAGCTGGAGCCACTACGAGTTATGGATGCCAAGATTTCGGAAATGTTAGGAAATCTGAGGAGGCATTTCTCAAGTATTCCTGATTTTAGACATATGCCAGGGATTAAGGTCAAAATTTTATGCTCTTTGAGATTTGAATCTGATCCCTTCAGTCGAACTTGGGGATTTAGTCCTCCTTCAGATAATCCTAATGCAGCAGATGCTCTTCCTGCAATATATGCGACCGTGCTCAGATTTTCTTCTTCAGCGCCATATGGGTCTATTCCATTATATCGGATACCATTCCTTCTTGGAGAGCCTCCAAAGAAAAGTGATTCTTCTGTCCATAAAGTTAACTCAGACATTCATGCCATAGAAAATGGTGCCCATGAAGATGATAGCTTTAGAGCTTCAGTTACAATAGAATTAGAACCTCTAGAACCGACTCCTGGGATGGTGGAtgtttttcttgaaacaaattcaGGAAATGGTCATATCATTCGGGGACAGCTGCATGGCATCTCTGTGGGCATAGAAGACATGTTTCTCAAAGCTATTATCCCATCAGACATCCCCGGCAGCTCAGTTCCTCTTTATTACTCTGACCTGTTCACATCCCTCTGGGAGGCATGTGATGGCACTTCCAGCTTTGGAAGGGAGACCTTTCCTCTGAAAGGAGGTAAAGGCGTTGCTGCAATCAGTGGAACCCGATCAGTCAAGCTACTGGAGGTTTCTGCATCCTCTGTGATCCAATCCACCGAACGGTACCTCGCTCCTTTTGTTGTGAAAGTAACGGGTG CCCTTTCAGATATTGTGAAGGACGGTGGAGTTATGAAAGATATCATCTGGAAGGATTCTGTTCCGGATATCTCCGATGATGCTACCCTTGCAGGTGCCAATTTTGAGGGTCCACTTCAACTCAAGTACACTGATGCGGAGGATGACATGGAAACCTATGCCAACTATACCAGCAGAAACATGGGTTGCATCCATATTCTCATATTTCTTCCACCAAGGTACCACCTTC TGCAAATGGAAGTATCCGATGCTTCAACTTTGGTTAGAATAAGAACTGATCATTGGCCATGCCTAGCTTACATTGATGATTATTTGGAAGCTCTCTATTTGGCGTAG